In one Pseudomonas sp. R84 genomic region, the following are encoded:
- a CDS encoding spore maturation protein — MLNGLWLGFFIVAAVSALAQWLIGGNAGIFAAMVESIFAMAKLSVEVMVLLFGTLTLWLGFLRIAEKAGIVEWLAKVLGPLFLRLMPEVPAGHPALGLITLNFAANGLGLDNAATPIGLKAMKALQELNPSATIASNAQILFLVLNASSLTLLPVTIFMYRAQQGAPDPTLVFLPILLATSCSTIVGFLSVAFMQRLRIWDPVVLAYLIPGALILGGFMALLGTLSATALAGLSSILGNLTLFGLIMLFLLIGALKKVKVYEAFVEGAKEGFDVAKNLLPYLVAMLCAVGVLRASGALDFGLDGIRHLVEWAGWDTRFVDALPTAMVKPFSGSAARAMLIETMQTSGVDSFPALVAATIQGSTETTFYVLAVYFGAVGIQRARHAVGCALLAEFAGVVGAIFVCYWFFG, encoded by the coding sequence ATGCTTAATGGCCTGTGGCTTGGCTTCTTCATCGTGGCAGCCGTATCGGCGCTCGCGCAGTGGCTGATCGGCGGCAACGCCGGGATCTTTGCGGCGATGGTGGAAAGCATTTTCGCCATGGCCAAGCTCTCGGTCGAAGTCATGGTGCTGCTGTTCGGCACCCTCACCCTGTGGCTGGGCTTTCTGCGCATCGCCGAGAAGGCCGGGATCGTCGAATGGCTGGCCAAGGTACTCGGCCCGCTGTTCCTGCGGCTGATGCCGGAAGTCCCGGCCGGCCACCCTGCCCTTGGCCTGATCACCCTGAACTTCGCCGCCAACGGTCTGGGCCTCGACAACGCGGCCACGCCGATCGGCCTGAAAGCCATGAAGGCGCTGCAGGAGCTCAATCCCAGTGCCACCATCGCCAGTAACGCGCAAATCCTCTTCCTGGTGCTCAACGCCTCCTCCCTGACCCTGCTGCCGGTGACGATCTTCATGTACCGCGCCCAGCAAGGCGCGCCGGACCCGACACTGGTGTTCCTGCCGATCCTGCTGGCGACCAGTTGCTCGACGATCGTCGGCTTCCTCTCGGTGGCGTTCATGCAGCGTTTGCGGATCTGGGATCCGGTGGTGTTGGCGTATCTGATTCCCGGGGCGTTGATACTGGGTGGTTTCATGGCGCTGCTGGGCACCCTTTCGGCGACGGCTCTGGCAGGATTGTCGTCGATCCTCGGCAATCTCACGCTGTTCGGGTTGATCATGCTGTTCTTGCTGATCGGCGCGTTAAAGAAAGTGAAGGTCTACGAGGCGTTTGTAGAGGGCGCCAAAGAGGGCTTCGATGTCGCGAAGAATCTGCTGCCGTATCTGGTGGCAATGCTCTGTGCTGTAGGCGTGTTGCGTGCCTCTGGTGCCTTGGACTTCGGGCTGGACGGAATTCGCCATCTGGTCGAGTGGGCCGGTTGGGACACGCGCTTTGTCGATGCGCTGCCGACAGCAATGGTCAAACCGTTCTCCGGCAGCGCGGCACGGGCGATGTTGATCGAGACGATGCAGACCTCGGGGGTCGACAGCTTCCCAGCGCTGGTCGCGGCGACGATTCAGGGCAGTACCGAGACCACGTTCTATGTGCTGGCGGTGTATTTCGGCGCGGTGGGGATTCAGCGGGCGCGGCATGCGGTGGGGTGTGCGTTGCTGGCGGAGTTTGCTGGTGTCGTTGGCGCCATTTTCGTCTGCTACTGGTTCTTCGGCTGA
- the gltP gene encoding glutamate/aspartate:proton symporter GltP, with product MKKAKISLAWQILIGLVLGIAIGALLNHFSAEKAWWISNVLQPAGDIFIRLIKMIVIPIVISSLIVGIAGVGDAKKLGRIGLKTIIYFEIVTTIAIVVGLLLANLFHPGTGIDMSTLGTVDISKYQATAAEVQHEHAFIETILNLIPSNIFAAMARGEMLPIIFFSVLFGLGLSSLQSDLREPLVKMFQGVSESMFKVTHTIMNYAPIGVFALIAVTVANFGFASLLPLAKLVILVYVAIAFFAFVVLGLIAKLFGFSVIKLMRIFKDELVLAYSTASSETVLPRVIEKMEAYGAPKAICSFVVPTGYSFNLDGSTLYQSIAAIFIAQLYGIDLSISQQLLLVLTLMVTSKGIAGVPGVSFVVLLATLGSVGIPLEGLAFIAGVDRIMDMARTALNVIGNALAVLVIARWEGMYDDAKGQRYWNSLPHWRSKEKLPAGEISKN from the coding sequence ATGAAGAAGGCAAAAATTAGCCTCGCCTGGCAGATCCTCATCGGTCTGGTTTTGGGTATTGCAATTGGTGCGTTGCTCAACCACTTCAGTGCCGAGAAGGCCTGGTGGATCAGCAACGTCCTGCAACCGGCAGGCGATATCTTTATCCGTCTGATCAAGATGATCGTGATCCCGATCGTCATCTCTTCCCTGATTGTCGGCATTGCCGGCGTGGGCGACGCCAAGAAGCTCGGGCGTATCGGCCTGAAGACGATCATCTATTTCGAAATCGTCACCACCATCGCCATCGTCGTCGGCCTGTTGCTGGCCAACCTGTTCCATCCGGGCACAGGCATCGACATGAGCACCCTCGGCACGGTGGACATCTCCAAGTACCAGGCAACCGCCGCCGAGGTACAGCATGAACACGCGTTCATCGAGACCATCCTCAACCTGATCCCGTCGAACATCTTCGCGGCCATGGCCCGCGGCGAAATGCTGCCGATCATCTTCTTCTCCGTGCTGTTCGGTCTCGGTCTGTCGAGCCTGCAGTCGGACCTGCGCGAGCCGCTGGTGAAGATGTTCCAGGGCGTCTCGGAAAGCATGTTCAAAGTCACCCACACGATCATGAACTATGCGCCGATCGGCGTGTTCGCACTGATCGCGGTGACCGTCGCCAACTTCGGCTTCGCCTCGCTGCTGCCGCTGGCCAAACTGGTGATCCTGGTTTACGTCGCCATCGCCTTCTTCGCCTTCGTGGTACTGGGCCTGATCGCCAAGCTGTTCGGCTTCTCGGTGATCAAGCTGATGCGCATCTTCAAGGATGAGCTGGTGCTGGCCTACTCCACTGCCTCCTCGGAAACCGTGCTGCCACGGGTGATCGAGAAGATGGAAGCCTACGGCGCACCGAAAGCCATCTGCAGCTTCGTGGTACCGACCGGTTATTCGTTCAACCTCGACGGTTCGACCCTGTACCAGTCGATCGCCGCGATCTTCATTGCTCAGCTGTACGGCATCGATCTGTCGATCAGCCAACAACTGCTGCTGGTGCTGACCCTGATGGTCACCTCCAAAGGCATCGCCGGCGTACCGGGCGTGTCCTTCGTGGTACTGCTGGCCACTCTGGGCAGCGTGGGTATTCCGCTGGAAGGTCTGGCGTTCATCGCCGGTGTCGACCGCATCATGGACATGGCGCGTACCGCTCTGAACGTGATTGGTAACGCCTTGGCGGTACTGGTTATCGCACGTTGGGAAGGCATGTACGACGACGCCAAGGGCCAGCGCTACTGGAACTCCCTGCCGCACTGGCGCAGCAAGGAAAAACTGCCAGCAGGCGAAATCTCCAAGAACTGA
- a CDS encoding inhibitor of vertebrate lysozyme family protein — protein sequence MSVLKTLAAALLLGGSAMAMAANDGQTRVNELLSSDPQYRETWEGVVKKEERLPEWVMNLSGTPDQQMNAVTEDGDQYLVGPLCESADKCLNHRLIVAFSFDKKDAYAMLVDVPEGLPADKSPTRHATYRFLGKPDQGMQDLLMETLKKDPKWY from the coding sequence ATGAGTGTGTTAAAGACACTGGCAGCCGCCCTGCTTCTGGGCGGTAGTGCCATGGCGATGGCGGCCAATGACGGCCAGACGCGAGTCAACGAACTGTTGAGTTCCGACCCGCAATACCGGGAAACCTGGGAAGGCGTGGTGAAGAAGGAAGAGCGCCTGCCGGAATGGGTGATGAACCTGTCCGGCACGCCTGACCAGCAAATGAATGCCGTAACTGAAGATGGCGACCAGTATCTGGTCGGGCCGCTCTGCGAATCCGCAGACAAGTGCTTGAACCACCGCTTGATCGTCGCGTTCAGTTTCGACAAGAAAGACGCTTACGCCATGCTCGTTGATGTGCCCGAGGGACTGCCGGCCGACAAGTCGCCAACGCGACATGCCACCTACCGCTTCCTCGGCAAACCCGACCAGGGCATGCAGGATCTGCTAATGGAAACCCTGAAAAAAGATCCGAAGTGGTACTGA
- a CDS encoding DUF1328 domain-containing protein, translated as MLSWAITFLIIAIIAAVLGFGGIAGTATGIAKILFVVFLVMFIASFFFGRRGRG; from the coding sequence ATGTTGAGCTGGGCAATTACATTCTTGATCATTGCCATCATCGCTGCAGTACTGGGCTTCGGTGGTATCGCGGGCACCGCCACGGGTATCGCCAAGATTCTCTTTGTCGTGTTCCTGGTGATGTTCATCGCTTCCTTCTTCTTTGGCCGTCGCGGCCGAGGTTAA
- the algB gene encoding sigma-54-dependent response regulator transcription factor AlgB, whose translation MESATEHQGRILLVDDESAILRTFRYCLEDEGYTVATANSAAQAEALLQRQVFDLCFLDLRLGEDNGLDVLAQMRIQAPWMRVVIVTAHSAVDTAVDAIQAGAADYLVKPCSPDQLRLATAKQLEVRQLSARLEALEGEIRKPKDGLDSHSPAMKVVLETARQVAGTDANILILGESGTGKGELARAIHGWSKREKKSCVTINCPSLTAELMESELFGHSRGAFTGASESTLGRVNQADGGTLFLDEIGDFPLTLQPKLLRFIQDKEYERVGDPVTRRADVRILAATNLNLEDMVRDGRFREDLLYRLNVITLHLPPLRERAEDILTLADRFLARFVKEYARPARGFSDEAREALLGYRWPGNIRELRNVVERASIICPQERVEISHLGMAEQPANNAPRVGAALSLDELEKAHIGAVLATAGTLDQAAKTLGIDASTLYRKRKQYNL comes from the coding sequence ATGGAATCTGCCACTGAGCATCAAGGCCGCATTCTGCTGGTGGACGACGAATCCGCCATCCTGCGTACTTTCCGTTATTGCCTCGAAGACGAGGGCTATACGGTGGCCACCGCCAACAGCGCGGCTCAGGCCGAGGCATTGTTGCAGCGCCAGGTCTTCGACCTGTGCTTCCTTGATTTGCGCCTGGGCGAAGACAACGGTCTCGACGTGCTGGCGCAGATGCGCATTCAGGCGCCGTGGATGCGCGTGGTCATCGTCACCGCGCATTCGGCTGTCGATACCGCCGTCGATGCGATCCAGGCGGGCGCCGCCGACTATCTGGTCAAGCCGTGCAGCCCGGATCAGTTGCGTTTGGCCACCGCCAAGCAACTGGAAGTGCGCCAACTGTCAGCGCGCCTCGAAGCGCTGGAAGGCGAGATCCGCAAACCGAAGGACGGGCTCGATTCCCACAGCCCGGCGATGAAAGTCGTATTGGAAACCGCCCGCCAGGTCGCCGGCACCGACGCCAACATTCTTATCCTCGGCGAGTCCGGTACCGGTAAAGGTGAGCTGGCCCGAGCGATTCATGGCTGGAGCAAACGTGAGAAGAAATCCTGCGTGACCATCAACTGCCCGTCGTTGACCGCCGAACTGATGGAAAGCGAGCTGTTCGGCCACAGTCGCGGTGCGTTTACCGGCGCCAGTGAAAGCACGCTGGGCCGGGTTAATCAGGCCGACGGCGGTACGCTGTTTCTCGACGAGATCGGCGATTTTCCCCTGACATTGCAACCCAAGTTGCTGCGTTTCATTCAAGACAAGGAATATGAGCGGGTAGGGGATCCAGTCACCCGTCGCGCTGACGTACGCATTCTGGCTGCGACCAACCTCAACCTGGAAGACATGGTCCGTGACGGGCGTTTCCGTGAAGACCTGCTCTATCGCTTGAACGTCATCACCCTGCACTTGCCGCCACTGCGTGAGCGCGCCGAAGACATTCTGACTTTGGCTGATCGCTTCCTCGCTCGCTTCGTTAAAGAGTACGCACGTCCGGCACGGGGCTTCAGCGACGAGGCTCGCGAGGCGCTGCTGGGCTACCGCTGGCCGGGCAACATTCGTGAGCTGCGTAACGTGGTTGAGCGGGCGAGCATCATCTGCCCGCAGGAACGCGTGGAAATCAGCCACCTCGGCATGGCCGAACAACCGGCCAACAATGCGCCAAGAGTCGGTGCGGCGCTGAGTCTCGACGAGTTGGAAAAAGCCCATATCGGCGCGGTGCTCGCCACCGCCGGCACGCTGGATCAAGCGGCGAAAACCCTGGGCATCGACGCCTCGACCCTGTATCGCAAGCGCAAGCAGTACAACCTGTGA
- a CDS encoding ATP-binding protein: MKLAMKLRTRLFLSISALITVALLGLLLGLVSVMQMAGTQEALVRSNFVTLDLGLKLRQTLGDQLIIMLAEKPDPVAFEASKQHYFELLDQGIAQEQEGDGRLYGFSRAKADYLSFLEAFDLSRDPAGSISSSADFRERFNTLRNGLITEHKHALDNINAVQREARDRALLIAGLLGFVGLAVLIIGFITAHGIARRFGAPIEALAQAADNIGQGNFEVTLPISSAMEMNQLTKRFGMMAEALREHQATNVDELLAGQQRLQAVLDSIDDGLLMIDRQGNLEHLNPVAQRQLGWDDDRLGQGLGTALERPELDAQLQLVLRGGTLERAPEDLSIEVDGESRLLTYSLTPVSHTQGHILGAVMVLHDVTEQRAFERVRSEFVLRASHELRTPVTGMHMAFGLFRERAKFPAESREADLLDTVNEEMQRLMQLINDLLNFSRYQNGLQKLTLAPCSIEDLLEQAQLRFADSAAAKGIALNVEVQAPLPRLQADQAQLDRVLDNLIDNALRHTARDGQIRLQARRHGERVIISVEDNGEGIAYGQQGRIFEPFVQVGRKKGGAGLGLALCKEIVQLHGGRMGVYSRPGQGTQFYMALAV; the protein is encoded by the coding sequence ATGAAACTGGCGATGAAGTTGCGCACGCGGTTGTTCCTGAGTATTTCCGCCTTGATCACGGTGGCCTTGCTCGGGCTGTTGCTCGGGCTGGTCAGCGTGATGCAGATGGCCGGCACTCAAGAAGCTTTGGTGCGCAGCAACTTCGTCACTCTGGATCTGGGGCTCAAGTTGCGGCAGACGCTGGGTGATCAACTGATCATCATGCTGGCCGAAAAGCCTGATCCCGTGGCGTTCGAAGCGTCGAAACAGCATTACTTCGAGTTGCTGGACCAAGGCATCGCCCAAGAGCAAGAGGGCGATGGTCGGCTATACGGCTTCAGTCGGGCAAAAGCGGATTATCTGAGCTTCCTGGAAGCTTTCGATTTGTCGCGTGACCCGGCCGGCTCCATAAGCAGCAGCGCTGACTTCAGGGAGCGCTTCAATACGTTGCGCAACGGACTGATCACCGAACACAAGCATGCACTGGATAACATCAACGCGGTACAGCGTGAGGCGCGTGACCGTGCCTTGTTGATTGCGGGTCTGCTTGGATTTGTCGGATTGGCGGTGCTGATCATCGGTTTCATCACGGCCCACGGGATTGCCAGGCGTTTTGGCGCGCCGATCGAGGCGCTGGCGCAAGCGGCGGACAATATCGGCCAAGGCAATTTTGAAGTGACCCTGCCGATTTCGTCGGCGATGGAAATGAATCAGCTGACCAAGCGTTTCGGCATGATGGCTGAGGCACTGCGCGAACATCAGGCGACCAACGTCGATGAATTGCTCGCCGGCCAGCAACGCTTGCAAGCGGTACTCGACAGCATCGATGACGGCTTGCTGATGATCGACCGCCAGGGGAATCTGGAGCACCTCAATCCCGTCGCTCAGCGGCAGTTGGGTTGGGACGATGATCGTCTCGGCCAGGGACTGGGCACGGCGCTGGAACGACCAGAGCTGGATGCGCAGCTGCAACTGGTGCTGCGCGGCGGCACGCTGGAGCGGGCGCCGGAAGATTTGAGTATTGAGGTTGACGGCGAATCACGCCTGCTGACCTACAGCCTGACGCCGGTCAGTCATACCCAAGGGCATATTCTCGGCGCGGTGATGGTGCTGCACGATGTCACCGAGCAGCGTGCCTTCGAACGGGTGCGCAGTGAATTCGTGCTGCGCGCTTCACATGAGCTACGCACGCCGGTTACCGGCATGCACATGGCCTTCGGTTTGTTCCGCGAGCGAGCGAAGTTTCCAGCGGAGTCGCGCGAGGCTGATCTGCTCGACACCGTGAATGAGGAAATGCAGCGCCTGATGCAGTTGATCAATGACTTGCTTAACTTCTCGCGTTATCAGAATGGCCTGCAGAAACTCACACTGGCGCCATGCTCCATCGAAGACTTGCTGGAGCAGGCGCAGCTGCGCTTTGCCGATTCGGCGGCGGCCAAGGGCATCGCCCTGAATGTCGAAGTACAGGCGCCGCTGCCACGTTTGCAGGCTGATCAGGCGCAACTCGATCGCGTGCTCGACAACCTGATCGACAACGCCCTGCGCCATACCGCCCGCGACGGTCAGATTCGCTTGCAGGCACGTCGGCATGGCGAGCGGGTGATAATCAGCGTCGAAGACAACGGTGAAGGCATTGCCTACGGCCAGCAAGGGCGAATCTTCGAGCCGTTCGTGCAGGTCGGGCGCAAGAAGGGCGGCGCTGGACTGGGTCTGGCGCTGTGCAAGGAAATCGTCCAGCTGCATGGCGGACGCATGGGGGTTTATTCGCGGCCGGGGCAGGGCACGCAGTTCTATATGGCGCTCGCGGTTTAG
- a CDS encoding EAL domain-containing protein yields MVATRETLRSWFYRPWFLAMIAAVLSACLLIAGGMFVAMRQVEQSESQEMNAQGERFLARLEQLFGQLRESLDDLEAQPLRSCDDEMIATLQQVTFNYRFVYEAAYMDATRICSNRPRQEGVSVVRAPDIRGPTYSYWLNTTTEPDENRAALMLGRGNFRVATSRGHLTDMVDLSPGSSLLVVLDHGTRAIPVLGTAQAWPPTEHWPPKSRESLQVTQTRLIYRMPTNNPEYQLVLITPRTGMHIPAIWWWMVPACLVLGAFLGFFVFLLVRQRQSLDAELNGAIRRGELQVLYQPIFDLDSRNCVGAEALLRWRRPDGTLTSPDLFIPMAENTGQIRQMTDFVLQRLLEQLGPVLRANPQLYISVNLAACDVMVPRIGQVMARLLTLHRVAARQIAFEVTERGLIDVVVARENLQALRDVGHQVLIDDFGTGYCSLAYLQTLPVDCLKIDKAFIDALGHDAASSGVAPHIIHMAQALDLKVIAEGIELESQAELLSSEGVKFGQGWLFAHALSAVQFIELITRGRRLAGRRMDDEA; encoded by the coding sequence ATGGTTGCTACCCGAGAGACGCTGCGTAGCTGGTTTTATCGCCCGTGGTTTTTGGCGATGATCGCGGCTGTCCTCAGTGCCTGCCTGCTGATCGCCGGCGGAATGTTCGTGGCAATGCGACAGGTCGAGCAAAGCGAAAGTCAGGAAATGAACGCGCAAGGCGAACGTTTCCTCGCCCGCCTCGAACAATTGTTCGGCCAGTTACGCGAAAGTCTTGACGATCTCGAAGCGCAGCCATTGCGCAGTTGTGACGATGAAATGATCGCGACCCTGCAGCAAGTCACCTTCAACTATCGCTTCGTCTACGAAGCGGCTTACATGGACGCCACGCGGATCTGCTCCAACCGCCCACGTCAGGAAGGCGTGTCGGTAGTACGGGCGCCGGATATCAGAGGGCCGACTTACAGCTATTGGCTCAATACCACCACCGAACCCGATGAAAACCGCGCCGCGCTGATGCTGGGCCGCGGCAATTTTCGTGTGGCCACATCACGTGGGCATCTGACCGACATGGTCGATCTGTCGCCCGGCAGCAGCCTTTTGGTGGTTCTCGATCACGGCACCCGGGCGATCCCGGTCCTCGGTACGGCGCAGGCCTGGCCACCGACCGAACATTGGCCACCGAAAAGCCGCGAGTCATTACAAGTCACTCAGACTCGGCTGATCTACCGCATGCCCACCAACAACCCGGAATATCAACTGGTGCTGATCACGCCGCGCACCGGCATGCACATCCCTGCGATCTGGTGGTGGATGGTTCCGGCCTGTCTAGTGCTCGGCGCATTCCTAGGGTTCTTTGTGTTCTTGCTGGTGCGCCAGCGCCAGTCACTGGACGCCGAACTCAATGGCGCCATTCGCCGGGGCGAGCTACAGGTGCTCTACCAGCCGATCTTCGACCTCGACAGCCGCAACTGCGTCGGCGCCGAAGCGCTGCTGCGCTGGCGCCGCCCCGACGGCACACTGACCAGCCCGGACCTGTTCATCCCCATGGCGGAAAATACCGGGCAGATTCGGCAGATGACCGACTTTGTCCTCCAGCGTTTGCTGGAGCAACTGGGTCCGGTGCTGCGAGCCAATCCGCAACTGTATATCTCGGTCAACCTGGCTGCCTGCGACGTGATGGTGCCGCGCATCGGCCAGGTCATGGCGCGGCTGCTAACGCTCCATCGTGTAGCCGCGCGGCAGATAGCCTTCGAGGTCACTGAGCGTGGCTTGATTGACGTGGTGGTGGCGCGGGAAAACCTGCAAGCCTTGCGCGATGTCGGCCATCAGGTGTTGATCGACGACTTCGGCACCGGCTATTGCAGCCTCGCCTACCTGCAAACCTTGCCGGTGGACTGCCTGAAGATCGACAAAGCGTTTATTGATGCACTGGGTCATGACGCCGCCAGCAGCGGCGTCGCTCCGCACATCATTCACATGGCCCAGGCGCTGGATCTGAAGGTGATTGCCGAAGGCATCGAACTGGAATCACAGGCTGAGCTGCTCAGTAGCGAAGGCGTGAAATTCGGTCAAGGCTGGTTGTTCGCCCATGCGCTGAGCGCGGTGCAGTTCATCGAACTGATCACCCGTGGCCGACGCCTCGCGGGAAGGCGTATGGACGACGAAGCCTAA
- a CDS encoding N-acetylmuramoyl-L-alanine amidase, with product MKFFALLASLLVLAACSSSPRYDISHPSANYDSRIQFVIVHYTSASLERSLQLLTHGEVSSHYLIGDDKGGTVYKLMDENQRAWHAGESQWQGRTWLNSSSIGIEIVNPGFKDTPTGRLWYPYSEAQIQSLIVLLKDISKRNGVSPRHIIGHSDIAPLRKLDPGPLFPWKRLAAEGLGIWPNEQAVARQQMLFNSSELPSISWFQAQLAHLGYDTPQTGELDIATRHVLAAFQMHFRPSRFDGTPDAQTAALLLVLNQTK from the coding sequence ATGAAATTCTTTGCCCTCCTCGCTTCGCTGCTCGTTCTGGCCGCTTGTTCCAGCAGCCCGCGTTACGACATCAGCCATCCTTCGGCCAATTACGACAGCCGTATCCAGTTCGTGATCGTGCATTACACGTCGGCCTCGCTGGAGCGCTCTCTGCAATTGCTGACCCACGGCGAGGTCAGCAGCCATTACCTGATCGGCGACGACAAGGGCGGCACCGTCTATAAACTGATGGATGAGAACCAGCGCGCCTGGCATGCCGGCGAAAGCCAATGGCAGGGCCGTACCTGGCTCAACTCCAGCTCGATCGGCATTGAAATCGTCAATCCAGGCTTCAAAGACACGCCGACCGGGCGTCTGTGGTATCCGTACAGCGAAGCGCAGATCCAATCGTTGATCGTCCTGCTCAAGGACATCAGCAAGCGCAACGGCGTCAGCCCGCGGCACATCATCGGCCACAGCGACATCGCACCACTGCGCAAACTCGATCCGGGCCCATTGTTCCCGTGGAAGCGCCTCGCTGCCGAAGGCCTGGGCATATGGCCGAACGAACAGGCGGTTGCGCGTCAGCAGATGCTGTTCAACAGCAGCGAGCTGCCAAGCATCAGCTGGTTCCAGGCGCAATTGGCGCACTTGGGTTATGACACACCACAGACCGGCGAGCTGGACATCGCCACGCGCCATGTCCTCGCCGCGTTCCAGATGCACTTCCGGCCCTCGCGCTTCGACGGCACGCCGGATGCGCAAACGGCAGCGTTGTTGCTGGTACTTAACCAGACAAAATAA
- a CDS encoding GGDEF domain-containing protein gives MSDDAQRWKEKYLKSIEQQDKLERRWAARLDLLRRGLVRSTLAAEGTDKVVDQCMKEMRDVVRTDDMDAGLAALLPRLEKAVLDSEQRRETRIDQVSSALTSLVTQLQALPLPREVAQPLKKFAKQLDGRVGSAREMPLLLSELSGLQGKALSQLDTPAEPGRPGLLQRLFGSRDSEEAPATESPAPPQRLGPPAPEPEATQPAPVAVIEAMTAAPVIEAVVPVETTTPATQAHLEPEPAEVVNFVPPTVVSKVSSHPVEPQAEHIKLEPVFTPAPAQNEIAPAAINPDELIHPGDPTPLILDSLPLPEPIALALAAIDPEQPEHDILFALPDTPEPSYSSVAKHIEDTLIGLLDDLTLPERHRPQAEAMRERLKHGLNWYELIPILDDLATLMLAITDSGQHEFEAYLQQLNERLEAFQSNLQAASEGHADNSSAARAMDTQIREQVDGLQTSVQEAADLEDLKHVLENHLEGLLGTMDQHQKQRDAREQEVATRLKSLSERVAHMEQEAQGFREHLEVQRQKALIDPLTGLPNRAAWSERLEHEIQQWQQHGNTLSLAMLDLDHFKRINDNYGHLAGDKVLKIIATVLRKRLRGSDFIARFGGEEFVLLMPATPPAVGAKLLEALRAAIEACPFHFKGERVTITISMGLASFRAGEHSDLVLKRADQALYRAKNAGRNRVELG, from the coding sequence ATGAGCGACGACGCCCAGCGCTGGAAAGAGAAGTACCTCAAAAGCATCGAACAGCAGGACAAACTCGAACGCCGCTGGGCCGCCAGGCTCGACTTGCTGCGTCGCGGTCTGGTGCGCAGCACACTGGCGGCTGAAGGTACCGACAAGGTCGTTGATCAGTGCATGAAAGAGATGCGCGACGTGGTGCGCACCGACGACATGGACGCCGGCCTGGCCGCCCTTTTGCCGCGCCTGGAAAAAGCCGTGCTCGATTCCGAGCAGCGCCGCGAAACCCGCATTGATCAAGTCAGCAGCGCGCTGACATCGCTGGTCACGCAGTTGCAGGCTTTGCCGCTGCCACGTGAAGTCGCCCAGCCCTTGAAGAAGTTCGCCAAACAACTGGATGGCCGCGTCGGCTCGGCGCGGGAAATGCCGCTGCTGCTGAGTGAGCTCAGTGGTTTGCAGGGCAAGGCGTTGAGTCAGTTGGACACCCCGGCAGAGCCGGGTCGCCCGGGTCTGCTGCAACGGCTGTTTGGTAGCCGCGACAGCGAAGAAGCGCCAGCGACAGAATCACCCGCGCCGCCGCAACGGCTTGGCCCACCGGCGCCCGAACCAGAAGCCACACAGCCCGCCCCTGTCGCCGTGATCGAAGCCATGACGGCAGCGCCTGTCATCGAAGCAGTGGTGCCCGTCGAAACAACGACGCCAGCCACCCAGGCTCATTTGGAACCGGAACCGGCAGAGGTGGTTAACTTTGTACCACCCACGGTCGTCAGCAAAGTCAGCAGCCATCCGGTCGAACCGCAGGCTGAGCACATCAAGCTTGAGCCTGTTTTCACCCCGGCTCCTGCTCAGAATGAAATCGCGCCTGCCGCCATCAATCCCGATGAACTGATCCACCCCGGCGATCCGACTCCACTGATCCTCGACAGCTTGCCACTGCCCGAGCCAATTGCCCTGGCGCTGGCCGCCATCGACCCGGAGCAGCCCGAGCACGACATCCTGTTCGCCCTGCCAGACACCCCCGAGCCATCCTATAGCTCCGTGGCCAAACACATCGAAGACACCCTGATCGGGCTGCTCGACGACCTGACTCTGCCTGAACGTCACCGTCCACAAGCCGAAGCCATGCGTGAACGGCTCAAACACGGTTTGAACTGGTACGAATTGATCCCGATCCTCGACGATCTTGCGACGTTGATGCTGGCGATCACCGACAGCGGTCAGCACGAATTCGAAGCCTATCTGCAACAGCTCAACGAACGCCTCGAAGCATTCCAGAGCAACCTGCAAGCGGCCAGCGAAGGCCATGCCGACAACAGCTCGGCGGCGCGGGCAATGGACACGCAGATCCGCGAGCAAGTCGACGGCCTGCAGACCAGCGTGCAGGAAGCAGCGGATCTGGAAGACCTCAAGCACGTGCTGGAGAACCATCTCGAAGGCCTGCTCGGCACCATGGATCAGCACCAGAAGCAGCGCGACGCCCGCGAGCAGGAAGTCGCCACGCGGCTGAAAAGCCTGTCAGAGCGCGTAGCGCATATGGAACAGGAAGCCCAAGGTTTCCGCGAACATCTTGAAGTACAAAGACAGAAAGCCTTGATCGATCCGCTCACCGGCCTGCCCAATCGCGCCGCGTGGAGCGAACGCCTCGAGCACGAAATCCAGCAGTGGCAACAACACGGCAACACCCTGAGCCTGGCCATGCTCGACCTCGATCACTTCAAACGGATCAACGACAACTACGGCCATCTGGCCGGCGACAAGGTGCTGAAAATCATCGCCACCGTGTTGCGCAAACGCCTGCGCGGCTCGGACTTCATTGCCCGTTTCGGCGGGGAAGAGTTCGTTCTGTTGATGCCGGCAACGCCGCCGGCAGTAGGCGCCAAACTGCTGGAGGCCCTGCGCGCAGCGATCGAAGCTTGCCCGTTTCACTTCAAGGGCGAGCGGGTGACGATCACCATTTCCATGGGACTGGCATCATTCCGCGCTGGAGAACACAGCGATCTGGTACTGAAAAGAGCCGATCAGGCGCTATACCGCGCTAAAAATGCAGGACGCAATCGGGTCGAGCTGGGCTGA